One window of the Zea mays cultivar B73 chromosome 3, Zm-B73-REFERENCE-NAM-5.0, whole genome shotgun sequence genome contains the following:
- the LOC100381433 gene encoding Probable boron transporter 2-like, with protein MEESFVPLRGIKNDLHGRLACYKQDWAGGFRAGIRILAPTTYIFFASAIPVISFGEQLERNTDGVLTAVQTLASTALCGVIHSIVGGQPLLILGVAEPTVLMYTFMFSFAKDRPDLGRSLFLAWTGWVCVWTAILLFLLAILGACSIINRFTRVAGELFGLLIAMLFMQQAIKGLIDEFRIPEREDRKALEFVPSWRFANGMFAIVLSFGLLLTALRSRKARSWRYGAGWLRGFIADYGVPLMVLVWTGVSYIPYGNVPKAIPRRLFSPNPWSPGAYDNWTVIKDMTQVPLLYIIGAFIPATMIAVLYYFDHSVASQLAQQKEFNLRKPPSFHYDLLLLGFLTLMCGLIGIPPSNGVIPQSPMHTKSLATLKHQLLRNRLVATARKSMSQNASLSQLYGSMQDAYQQMQTPLVYQQQSVRRGLNELKDSTVQLASSMGNIDAPVDETVFDIEKEIDDLLPIEVKEQRLSNLLQASMVGGCVAAMPLLKKIPTSVLWGYFAFMAIESLPGNQFWERILLLFTAPSRRYKVLEEYHTTFVETVPFKTIAMFTMFQTAYLLVCFGITWIPIAGVLFPLMIMLLVPVRQYILPKLFKGAHLTDLDAAEYEESPAIPFSLAAQDIDVAFGNTQSAEILDNMVTRSRGEIKRINSPKITSSGGTPVAELKGIRSPSISEKAYSPRVIELWHERSPRTPSMLGEGSTPK; from the exons ATGGAGGAGAGCTTCGTGCCCTTGCGGGGCATCAAGAACGACCTCCACGGGAGGCTCGCCTGCTACAAGCAGGACTGGGCCGGAGGGTTCCGTGCCGGTATCAG GATCCTGGCGCCGACGACCTACATATTCTTCGCGTCCGCGATACCGGTCATATCGTTCGGGGAGCAATTGGAGAGGAACACTG ATGGAGTCCTCACGGCAGTGCAGACGTTGGCATCCACTGCGCTGTGCGGCGTAATCCACTCCATCGTGGGAGGGCAGCCGCTGCTGATCCTGGGAGTCGCCGAACCGACGGTGCTCATGTACACATTCATGTTCAGCTTCGCCAAGGACAGGCCCGACCTCGGGCGGAGTCTGTTCCTGGCCTGGACCGGTTG GGTTTGCGTGTGGACTGCCATCCTACTCTTCTTGCTGGCCATACTAGGCGCGTGCTCCATCATCAACCGGTTCACCCGCGTCGCTGGCGAGCTGTTTGGGCTTCTGATCGCTATGCTCTTCATGCAGCAGGCTATCAAG GGACTTATCGATGAGTTCCGCATTCCTGAGAGGGAAGACCGAAAGGCGCTAGAGTTTGTTCCATCATGGCGGTTTGCCAACGGAATGTTTGCAATTGTGTTGTCGTTTGGCCTTTTACTCACTGCCCTGAGGAGCAGGAAGGCACGGTCATGGCGCTATGGAGCAG GTTGGCTGCGTGGCTTCATCGCTGACTATGGTGTTCCACTGATGGTGCTAGTTTGGACTGGAGTGTCTTACATACCATATGGAAATGTACCAAAAGCAATTCCGCGACGCCTTTTCAGTCCTAATCCATGGTCCCCTGGTGCATACGATAACTGGACAGTCATCAAG GATATGACACAAGTTCCACTCCTCTACATCATTGGTGCCTTCATACCAGCAACAATGATTGCTGTTCTCTACTACTTCGATCATAGCGTTGCATCTCAGCTTGCTCAGCAGAAAGAGTTCAATTTGAGGAAACCTCCATCCTTCCACTATGATTTGCTTCTCTTAGGCTTCCTG ACGTTAATGTGTGGCCTTATTGGTATCCCTCCATCAAATGGTGTCATTCCACAATCACCCATGCACACGAAGAGTTTGGCTACTCTCAAGCATCAG CTGCTTCGTAACCGGCTAGTAGCCACTGCACGAAAGAGCATGAGCCAGAATGCGAGCTTGAGCCAACTGTATGGCAGCATGCAGGATGCTTATCAGCAGATGCAGACACCACTGGTTTATCAGCAACAGTCTGTCAGAAGA GGCTTAAATGAGCTCAAGGACTCAACAGTCCAGCTAGCTTCGAGTATGGGTAACATTGATGCACCAGTTGATGAGACAGTCTTTGACATAGAGAAAGAAATTGATGATCTGCTTCCCATTGAGGTCAAGGAGCAGCGCTTGAGCAACTTGCTACAGGCTTCCATGGTGGGTGGTTGTGTCGCTGCTATGCCACTACTCAAGAAGATCCCTACATCTGTCCTCTGGGGCTATTTTGCCTTCATGGCCATTGAGAGCTTGCCTGGTAACCAGTTTTGGGAAAGGATCTTGCTGCTCTTCACTGCTCCCAGCAGAAGATACAA GGTGCTTGAAGAGTACCACACCACGTTCGTCGAGACAGTGCCATTCAAGACGATAGCCATGTTCACAATGTTCCAGACAGCGTACCTGTTGGTCTGCTTTGGAATCACATGGATTCCAATAGCTGGAGTTCTTTTCCCCCTCATGATCATGCTCCTGGTTCCAGTCAGGCAGTACATCCTCCCCAAGCTCTTCAAAGGTGCGCATCTAACTGACCTAGATGCAGCTGAATATGAGGAATCGCCGGCTATACCATTCAGCCTTGCTGCG CAAGACATCGATGTTGCATTCGGAAACACCCAGAGTGCAGAAATCCTAGACAACATGGTCACAAGAAGCCGGGGTGAGATCAAACGCATCAACAGCCCGAAGATCACCAGCTCAGGTGGCACGCCTGTGGCAGAACTGAAAGGCATCCGCAGCCCATCCATTTCTGAAAAAGCATACAGCCCTCGTGTCATTGAGCTCTGGCATGAGCGCAGCCCTAGGACGCCGTCCATGCTGGGTGAAGGCTCAACACCAAAGTGA